In Candidatus Pacearchaeota archaeon, the genomic stretch GCATCTTCAAATGTATTTCCTCTCCAAGAAATAAATGATACTAACAAGTTTCTTCCCAAAGCTAATCTTTCTTTATTAATTGAACCTCCTTCGATTAAAACATCTCCCTTTTTAACTATGTCTCCTTTGTTAATTACAGGAGTCTGATGGAAACATGAATATTGGTTTGTTCTATCAAAAATCCTAACTGGATAAGTTTTAACTTTTCCCGAAGTTGTTCCTTTAACTTCAACAACAGTTGCGTCAACTTTAACAACTTTTCCAGCTTCTTCAGCCATAATTAACTGTCCCGAATCTCTAGCAGCCATAGCTTCCAAACCTGTTCCAACTAAAGGAGCCTCTGGATTAACCAAGGGAACGGCTTGTCTTTGCATGTTTGAACCCATCTGAGCTCTATTGGCATCATCGTTCTGTAAAAAAGGAATTAAACCAGTAGCCATGGAAATAAATTGCTGCGGAGAAACATCAATATAGTCAATTTTTTCTTTTTCAATCTCTCCAGTCTCTCCTTTGATTCTGGCTTCAACTCTATCTTTCACGATATTTCCCTTCTCATCTAATGCCACGCTAGCTGAAGCAATGTTATATCTTTCTTCCTCATTAGCATCCATGTAATAAACTTCATTAGTAACTCTTTCATTTGTAACTTTATAATAAGGAGTATCCAAGAAGCCATATGGATTTAATCTAGCGTATAGAGATAAATGAGTAACCAAACCTACATTCGGACCCTCGGGGGTCTGAATCGGACAGATTCTTCCATAATGAGAAGGTTGTACATCTCTAACATCAAAACCAGCCCTTTCTCTAGTTAAACCTCCAGGACCAGTAGCAGTTAATCTTCTTTTGTGTTCTAATTCTGAAAGAGGATTGGTATTATCCATGAATTGAGAGAATTGACTCGCAGTAAAGAATTGAGTTACTTGCGCTGAGAATGGTCTTGGGTTTATCAATTGAGTCGGACTTAAATTCTCAAAATCTAAGGTCGACATTCTATCTTTAATAATCCTAGCCATTCTAGAGATGCCAACTCTTAATTTATTAGACAATAATTCAGAGATAGTTCTTACTCTTCTATTCCCCAAATGATCAATCATGTCAGCCACAGCTGTTTCATCATTATTCATTCTAATAATCTCTTTCATTACTGCAATTAAATCATTAACAGATAAAACTCTGTCTTCTTTTGTAATTTCTTTTTCTTTCTTTGGCTTTAGTCCTGGCATTCTTGACCACATCTTCCATCTGCCTACCTTTGATAAATCGTATCTTTCAAAATTAAAGAACATATTGAATATCAATTCTCTAGCTGCGTCTGGATTAACCATCTCTCCACTTCTTAGTCTTTGGTATATTTCCAATAATGCCTCTTCTTGATTGTGAGACGGATCTTTCTTTAAGGTTTCTTCAATAAAAGCTGTTTCTCCATTATCAAAACCGACGAACATACCCTTAATGTCGTCATCATTAAATCCACCCAAAGCCTTTAATAGTGTTGTTGCGGGAACTTTTCTCTTTCTGTCTATTTTTACTGATAAAACTCCTGTTGCCTCAGTTTCAAATTCAAGCCAGCTTCCACGATTAGGAATAATTTTTGCGGCAAAACATCTTCTTCCTTTATTGATATTTAAAGGAAAGAAAACTCCCGGAGAACGAATCAATTGAGAAATAACAACCCTTTCAACTCCGTTTAAAATAAAGGTTCCTTTTTCAGTTAATA encodes the following:
- the rpoB gene encoding DNA-directed RNA polymerase subunit beta, producing MKIKTKSFAKSKISYPLPSLIFMQQESGRQFWEEELKDLFAEVSPIKDYTGKEYELHFLDYKLGKPNYASGFDARENNDSFVAPLRVIVKLNNLKTKRSQEQEIFFGNFPLLTEKGTFILNGVERVVISQLIRSPGVFFPLNINKGRRCFAAKIIPNRGSWLEFETEATGVLSVKIDRKRKVPATTLLKALGGFNDDDIKGMFVGFDNGETAFIEETLKKDPSHNQEEALLEIYQRLRSGEMVNPDAARELIFNMFFNFERYDLSKVGRWKMWSRMPGLKPKKEKEITKEDRVLSVNDLIAVMKEIIRMNNDETAVADMIDHLGNRRVRTISELLSNKLRVGISRMARIIKDRMSTLDFENLSPTQLINPRPFSAQVTQFFTASQFSQFMDNTNPLSELEHKRRLTATGPGGLTRERAGFDVRDVQPSHYGRICPIQTPEGPNVGLVTHLSLYARLNPYGFLDTPYYKVTNERVTNEVYYMDANEEERYNIASASVALDEKGNIVKDRVEARIKGETGEIEKEKIDYIDVSPQQFISMATGLIPFLQNDDANRAQMGSNMQRQAVPLVNPEAPLVGTGLEAMAARDSGQLIMAEEAGKVVKVDATVVEVKGTTSGKVKTYPVRIFDRTNQYSCFHQTPVINKGDIVKKGDVLIEGGSINKERLALGRNLLVSFISWRGNTFEDAIVLSDRLVKEDVFTSVHIEDFFCDVRETKLGPELTTSDIPNVGEDRLKDLDEDGVVRIGAEVGPNDILVGKISPKGEADLSAEERLLRAIFGEKAKEVKDTSMRLEHGKRGRVTDVKVFDRSEGYTLEPGVIKRIRVRISEVRKIQVGDKLAGRHGNKGIIAKILPAEEMPFLEDGTTVDIILNPLSVASRMNLGQILETHLGLAVKKLGYLAETPALSGANEADIKAELKEAGYSSDGKLRLVDPETGEFFPEKITVGYIYMIKLAHMVEDKIHMRSIGPYSLITQQPLGGKAQFGGQRFGEMEVWALEGYGAAYALQEMLTIKSDDVAGRAATYESILKGEKIKNPSIPASFNLLLAEFKALSLNPIIKGKTEEED